One segment of uncultured Tolumonas sp. DNA contains the following:
- the uvrC gene encoding excinuclease ABC subunit UvrC produces the protein MNTSEFDSRRFLKVVTEQPGVYRMIDGTGCIIYVGKAKNLKKRLSSYFRTNVDSTKTRALVSNIADIQVTVTLTETEALILEHNLIKQHRPKYNILLRDDKSYPYIFLSSHQHPRLSSHRGARKQKGEYFGPYPSGYAVRESLHAMQKIFPIRQCEDSFYANRSRPCLLYQLKRCSGPCVPGLVTDEQYMEQVNLARLFLQGKDQQVITLLVDKMEKASVELRFEDAAKLRDQILNMRKIQEQQSVSGNILDDLDIIGTAVRNGIASVHVLFIRQGKVLGSRNYFPSLPIDSDISELLYAFVQQFYLSDISGKSLPKEILLDNELEDEDGLSEMLSQIAGVKVRITSKTRSERARYCQLATTNAEAALSSKLSHKTTVEQRFRQLQEVLSIMTPIQRMECFDISHTQGEATVASCVVFDREGPKNSEYRLYNIEGITPGDDYAAMKQVIYRRFNKQQDADKIPDILFIDGGLGQLRQAESVLSELSSLANQKQPRLIGIAKGESRKPGLETLIFGQTHEEINLPADMPALHLIQHIRDESHRFAITGHRQRRNKKRTESLLEGIPGVGSKRRQMLLKYLGGMQEIIKATPDELTKVPGISPALARVIYDTLH, from the coding sequence ATAAATACATCTGAATTTGATTCACGTCGGTTTCTAAAAGTAGTGACAGAACAGCCTGGTGTCTACCGCATGATCGATGGAACGGGCTGTATCATTTACGTAGGGAAAGCCAAAAATCTCAAAAAGAGATTGTCTTCTTATTTCCGCACGAATGTAGACAGCACAAAAACTCGCGCATTAGTCAGCAACATTGCAGACATACAAGTCACTGTTACTTTGACTGAAACAGAAGCATTAATATTAGAACATAATCTCATCAAACAGCATCGTCCAAAATATAATATTTTGCTGCGCGATGACAAATCCTACCCCTATATATTTCTATCGTCGCATCAGCACCCTCGCCTTAGCTCACACCGGGGAGCGAGAAAACAAAAAGGGGAATATTTTGGTCCCTACCCCAGTGGTTATGCCGTCAGAGAAAGTTTACATGCAATGCAAAAAATCTTTCCGATCAGACAATGTGAAGATTCTTTTTACGCTAACCGTTCACGACCTTGCTTGTTATATCAACTGAAACGATGCAGTGGCCCTTGTGTACCAGGGCTAGTCACTGACGAACAATACATGGAGCAAGTGAACCTTGCCCGACTCTTTTTGCAAGGCAAAGATCAGCAAGTGATCACTCTACTGGTCGATAAAATGGAAAAAGCGAGCGTCGAATTACGGTTTGAAGATGCCGCTAAATTACGCGATCAAATATTGAATATGCGTAAGATCCAGGAACAGCAATCGGTCAGTGGCAACATTCTTGATGATCTCGACATTATTGGTACTGCAGTGCGCAATGGTATTGCTAGTGTGCATGTGCTGTTTATCAGGCAAGGAAAAGTGCTCGGTAGTCGAAACTATTTCCCTTCCTTGCCAATCGATAGTGATATTTCCGAATTACTTTATGCCTTCGTTCAGCAATTTTATCTTTCTGATATCTCTGGCAAATCATTGCCAAAAGAAATCCTGCTTGATAATGAATTGGAAGATGAAGATGGTTTATCAGAAATGTTAAGCCAAATTGCTGGTGTAAAAGTAAGGATCACCAGTAAAACAAGAAGTGAGCGCGCTCGTTATTGCCAGTTAGCAACGACAAATGCTGAGGCTGCATTGAGTAGCAAGCTATCGCACAAAACAACTGTTGAACAACGCTTCCGGCAGTTGCAGGAGGTTTTGAGTATCATGACTCCGATTCAGCGGATGGAGTGTTTTGATATCTCTCATACGCAAGGAGAAGCAACGGTGGCTTCCTGCGTCGTGTTTGACCGAGAAGGCCCTAAAAATAGCGAATATCGTCTCTATAATATTGAGGGTATTACTCCCGGCGATGATTATGCGGCAATGAAGCAAGTCATTTACCGACGTTTTAATAAACAGCAAGATGCCGACAAAATTCCGGATATCTTATTTATTGATGGTGGCTTAGGGCAATTACGCCAGGCAGAATCAGTATTGAGCGAATTGTCATCGTTAGCTAATCAAAAACAGCCGCGACTTATCGGTATTGCTAAAGGTGAATCAAGAAAACCGGGGTTAGAAACACTCATTTTCGGTCAAACTCACGAAGAAATTAACTTACCGGCCGATATGCCGGCGTTACATCTGATACAGCATATTCGTGATGAATCGCACCGTTTCGCGATCACCGGTCACCGACAACGCAGAAATAAGAAAAGAACCGAAAGTTTACTGGAAGGAATTCCTGGCGTGGGAAGTAAGCGCAGACAGATGCTATTAAAGTATTTGGGTGGTATGCAGGAGATTATTAAAGCAACCCCTGACGAATTAACAAAAGTACCCGGCATTAGCCCTGCCTTAGCCCGTGTCATTTATGATACCTTACATTAA
- a CDS encoding transglycosylase SLT domain-containing protein: MRIFVLLTLFMCQVFAAPPTGAVKYRSMLTREAHFHLGLNAPIPMIAAQIEQESAWRPGITAWDNGRGLAQFMDPTTNFIARLYPELGHPAPYSPAWAIPALIRYDIWIYKRIKGETECHRWGAALKGYNAGLGYVQQAQKSSDHPGIWFGATEFIKTKQSAKNFEYSRMYPRWIIFKRQLNYTKWGALTCHEYL, translated from the coding sequence ATGAGGATCTTTGTTCTGCTGACTTTGTTTATGTGTCAGGTATTTGCAGCACCACCAACTGGTGCTGTGAAATATAGAAGCATGTTAACCAGAGAGGCACATTTCCATCTTGGATTGAACGCACCAATCCCTATGATCGCGGCCCAAATTGAGCAAGAGTCGGCATGGAGACCGGGTATTACAGCTTGGGACAATGGGCGTGGACTCGCTCAATTCATGGATCCGACCACTAATTTTATAGCCAGGCTATATCCGGAACTTGGTCATCCAGCGCCATATTCTCCGGCATGGGCAATACCCGCACTAATTCGCTATGACATCTGGATTTATAAGCGAATAAAAGGTGAAACAGAATGTCATCGATGGGGGGCCGCCCTGAAAGGATATAACGCAGGACTTGGTTATGTGCAGCAAGCACAAAAATCTTCGGATCATCCGGGTATCTGGTTTGGAGCGACCGAATTTATAAAAACAAAACAATCTGCTAAAAATTTTGAATATAGCAGGATGTATCCCCGATGGATAATATTCAAACGGCAGTTGAACTACACCAAATGGGGAGCGTTAACTTGTCATGAATACCTTTAA
- the pgsA gene encoding CDP-diacylglycerol--glycerol-3-phosphate 3-phosphatidyltransferase — MLNIPNLLTLFRLALIPVFVIVFYFPVEWSYFAAAVFFVLAAVTDWFDGYLARKLNQTTPFGAFLDPVADKVMVATALVLIVEHYSSIFVTIPAIIMIGREILISALREWMAELGKRASVAVGMAGKWKTTIQMMSLTGLIWQYNIWMIWLAYVLLYIAVILTFYSMMQYLKAAKPELLKNAL, encoded by the coding sequence ATGCTGAATATACCAAACCTGTTAACTCTATTTCGTCTCGCTCTAATTCCTGTTTTTGTTATCGTTTTCTATTTTCCTGTAGAGTGGAGTTACTTTGCCGCTGCCGTCTTTTTTGTTCTTGCTGCTGTTACAGATTGGTTTGATGGTTATTTAGCCAGAAAATTAAATCAAACAACACCTTTTGGCGCATTCCTTGATCCGGTAGCCGATAAAGTCATGGTTGCAACCGCATTAGTGCTTATCGTTGAGCATTACAGTTCCATTTTCGTCACTATCCCAGCCATTATTATGATTGGCCGTGAAATATTAATTTCTGCATTACGGGAATGGATGGCGGAGTTAGGTAAACGCGCATCTGTTGCCGTTGGTATGGCAGGAAAATGGAAAACAACCATTCAGATGATGTCGTTAACAGGGCTGATCTGGCAATACAATATCTGGATGATCTGGCTTGCCTATGTTTTGTTGTACATTGCTGTTATTTTGACCTTTTATTCCATGATGCAATACCTGAAAGCAGCTAAACCTGAGCTATTAAAAAACGCTTTATAA
- the pepN gene encoding aminopeptidase N → MNAIAKEKHRLAYTAPDFTIDQIDLDILLDESCTTVIATSLVKRQGNHVNDLLLNGENLILHSVLIDKKQATYRVENNQLCIENIPDLFELQIVTEINPEANSALEGLYKSGSAFCTQCEAEGFRRITYYLDRPDVLARFTTKITANKANYPILLSNGNRIASGDNNDGTHWVQWQDPYPKPCYLFALVAGDFDVLKDTFKTKSGRTVALELFVDKGNLNRSHHAMTSLKKSMAWDEQRFGLEYDLDIYMIVAVDFFNMGAMENKGLNVFNSKFVLANSESATDTDYFDIERVIGHEYFHNWTGNRITCRDWFQLSLKEGLTVFRDQEFSSDLGSRAINRIRNVKIIRGPQFAEDAGPMSHPIRPDVVMEMNNFYTLTVYEKGSEVIRMLHTILGEDKFQAGMKLYVARHDGQAVTCDDFVQAMQDASGIDLTLFRRWYAQSGTPILTVSDEFDALTCTYRLHVKQHTPATADQKEKLALHIPLSIALYDQRGVYLGDQYDRVLSICSDHQSFEFTGITEKPVIALLQDFSAPVKLEYAYDDQDLLILLRHSRSAFTRWDAAQMLINKYIRLNVKHFIEQQPLEVSPALLDSLAEILIDQDLDKSLIAEIMRLPTESSIAELFDEIDVDAIHTVRRFMEQTIAKRLHSVFAMTYQQNKTTGRYELSQAEIAKRDLVAVCLNYLAINGDESDVSMITAHYDVADNMTDILAAMQAAKQGKLPVLQNMMTEFETKWHHDGLVMDNWFRIQATSPADDCLSTVKSLLSHRSFSMQNPNRLRALIGTFSAANPYRFHAIDGSGYRFLREILEELNTTNPQVAARLITPLLQYKRFDSVRQSLMKQELQQLAERADLSNDLFEKVSRALAQ, encoded by the coding sequence ATGAATGCCATAGCGAAAGAAAAACACCGTTTAGCTTATACAGCTCCCGATTTCACGATTGATCAAATTGATCTCGATATCCTGTTGGATGAAAGCTGTACAACTGTGATCGCCACCAGCTTGGTTAAACGTCAAGGCAACCATGTTAATGATTTATTGTTGAATGGTGAAAACCTCATACTCCATTCCGTGTTAATAGATAAAAAACAAGCTACATATCGCGTAGAAAATAACCAGCTTTGTATTGAAAATATCCCTGATTTATTTGAATTACAGATTGTGACTGAAATTAATCCTGAGGCGAATAGTGCTTTGGAAGGGTTATATAAATCAGGTAGTGCATTTTGCACACAATGTGAAGCTGAAGGATTTAGACGGATCACTTATTATTTAGACCGTCCGGATGTATTGGCTCGCTTTACAACTAAAATTACTGCCAATAAAGCGAATTATCCAATTCTACTGTCAAATGGTAATCGTATCGCTAGTGGTGATAACAACGATGGTACTCATTGGGTGCAATGGCAAGATCCTTACCCGAAACCATGCTATCTATTTGCGTTAGTTGCTGGTGATTTTGATGTTTTAAAAGATACGTTTAAGACCAAAAGTGGCCGGACTGTCGCTTTAGAATTATTTGTAGACAAGGGCAATTTGAATCGCAGCCATCATGCAATGACCAGCCTGAAAAAATCGATGGCATGGGATGAACAGCGCTTTGGATTAGAATACGATCTGGATATTTATATGATCGTTGCCGTCGATTTTTTCAATATGGGGGCAATGGAAAATAAAGGCTTAAATGTCTTCAATTCCAAATTTGTACTCGCGAACTCTGAATCAGCAACTGATACCGATTATTTTGATATTGAACGGGTGATCGGCCATGAATATTTCCATAACTGGACGGGTAACCGTATTACCTGTCGTGACTGGTTCCAACTTAGTCTTAAAGAAGGCCTAACAGTATTCCGTGATCAAGAATTCTCTTCCGATCTGGGTTCCAGAGCGATTAACCGTATCAGAAATGTGAAGATTATTCGTGGGCCGCAGTTTGCCGAAGATGCGGGGCCTATGTCGCATCCGATCCGTCCGGATGTCGTGATGGAAATGAACAATTTCTATACGTTAACCGTGTATGAAAAAGGTTCAGAAGTGATCCGTATGTTACACACCATTTTAGGCGAGGATAAATTCCAGGCTGGGATGAAATTATATGTCGCGCGTCATGACGGACAGGCTGTAACTTGTGATGATTTTGTGCAAGCGATGCAAGATGCGTCCGGCATTGATTTGACGCTTTTCCGGCGCTGGTATGCTCAATCTGGTACACCAATATTAACAGTCAGTGATGAATTTGATGCCTTAACTTGCACTTATCGATTGCACGTAAAGCAGCACACGCCAGCTACGGCAGATCAAAAAGAGAAATTAGCTCTGCATATTCCGCTTAGCATTGCTTTGTATGATCAGCGTGGTGTCTATTTGGGTGATCAATATGATCGGGTGCTGAGTATTTGTTCCGATCATCAATCTTTTGAGTTTACTGGTATAACTGAAAAACCAGTCATTGCTTTATTGCAGGACTTTTCAGCACCAGTGAAACTAGAATATGCCTATGATGATCAGGATTTATTGATTTTATTACGACATTCCCGTAGTGCGTTCACGCGCTGGGATGCTGCGCAAATGCTGATCAATAAATATATTAGATTGAATGTAAAACATTTTATTGAACAGCAACCGCTTGAAGTATCACCTGCATTGTTAGATTCCTTGGCTGAGATTTTGATTGATCAGGATTTGGATAAATCGTTGATCGCTGAGATCATGCGGCTCCCAACGGAAAGTAGTATTGCTGAGTTGTTTGATGAAATTGATGTCGATGCTATTCACACAGTAAGACGCTTTATGGAACAAACAATAGCCAAGCGTTTGCATAGTGTTTTTGCAATGACTTATCAGCAAAATAAGACAACAGGGCGTTATGAATTGTCTCAGGCAGAGATAGCGAAACGAGATTTGGTTGCCGTGTGCTTGAATTATCTGGCAATAAATGGCGATGAATCTGATGTGTCTATGATAACTGCACACTATGACGTTGCAGATAATATGACCGACATCCTTGCTGCTATGCAGGCTGCGAAGCAGGGGAAATTACCTGTGTTGCAGAACATGATGACTGAATTTGAAACAAAATGGCATCACGATGGTTTGGTTATGGATAACTGGTTCCGTATCCAAGCCACATCACCAGCCGATGATTGTTTATCTACAGTTAAATCACTATTAAGCCATCGCTCTTTTAGTATGCAAAACCCAAATCGCTTGCGAGCATTAATAGGAACATTTAGCGCGGCTAATCCGTATCGTTTTCATGCGATTGATGGATCTGGTTATCGTTTCCTCAGAGAGATATTAGAAGAATTAAACACGACTAACCCACAAGTCGCTGCCAGGTTGATTACGCCATTATTGCAATACAAACGTTTTGACTCTGTTAGACAGTCATTGATGAAACAAGAGTTACAGCAATTAGCCGAAAGAGCAGATTTATCTAATGATCTGTTTGAAAAGGTATCCAGAGCATTAGCTCAATAA
- the uvrY gene encoding UvrY/SirA/GacA family response regulator transcription factor: MISVFLVDDHELVRTGIRRILEDVRGLRVVGEAVSGEQAVQWCRDNQSDVILMDMNMPGIGGLEATKKILRFNPDTKIIVLTVQTETPFPLKVMQAGASGYLTKCSAPDDMIQAIRAVNAGQRYISPEIAQQIALSQVTTSTTENPFKTLSDREMQITMMITKGNKVQDIAESLNLSPKTVNSYRYRLFEKLNINGDVELTRMAIRYGILDAETL; the protein is encoded by the coding sequence TTGATTAGTGTATTTCTAGTGGATGATCATGAGCTGGTGCGCACAGGCATTCGCCGTATCTTAGAAGATGTTCGTGGTCTTCGTGTGGTTGGTGAAGCAGTGAGTGGCGAGCAAGCAGTCCAGTGGTGTAGAGACAACCAGTCTGATGTCATTTTAATGGATATGAATATGCCAGGCATTGGCGGACTGGAAGCAACCAAAAAAATTCTGCGATTTAATCCTGATACCAAAATAATTGTTTTAACTGTCCAGACTGAGACCCCATTTCCCCTAAAAGTTATGCAAGCGGGCGCATCGGGTTATCTGACTAAATGTTCAGCCCCCGATGACATGATTCAGGCAATCCGCGCTGTTAATGCCGGTCAACGCTATATTTCTCCGGAAATAGCGCAACAAATAGCATTAAGCCAAGTAACAACCTCAACAACTGAAAACCCTTTTAAAACACTTTCTGATCGAGAAATGCAGATCACCATGATGATCACTAAAGGTAATAAAGTTCAAGATATCGCCGAAAGTCTTAATCTAAGTCCGAAAACAGTAAATAGTTATCGTTATCGTTTATTTGAAAAGCTCAATATTAACGGTGATGTTGAATTAACCCGAATGGCTATTCGTTATGGAATTTTGGACGCAGAAACTTTATAG